A single window of Solanum dulcamara chromosome 5, daSolDulc1.2, whole genome shotgun sequence DNA harbors:
- the LOC129888578 gene encoding protein LURP-one-related 11-like yields the protein MSRVYSNNLSTISYVSPRREIFTLWMKSLVYHGNGCTVYDSNGQIVYRIDNYNIKRSKQVHLMDSNGKVLFSILNRKVPVFGHWEGYKWSYDGVTSKELPWFQVKKIHYIRRGYNVNSYNVTLGCNSSEASCYNIILGTKSIKIVNQHGRLVAEVKQKQASSGVLFGDDVLTLVVEPHVDQSLVMALVTVCSLIHHRI from the exons ATGTCTAGAGTTTACTCAAACAACCTAAGTACAATTTCTTATGTGAGCCCAAGAAGAGAAATATTCACTTTGTGGATGAAATCTCTAGTCTACCATGGAAATGGATGTACTGTTTATGACTCAAATGGACAAATTGTTTATAGAATTGACAACTACAACATTAAACGTAGCAAACAAGTTCATCTCATGGATTCCAATGGCAAAGTTctattttccattttaaataGG AAAGTACCAGTATTTGGACATTGGGAAGGCTATAAATGGAGTTATGATGGAGTGACTAGTAAAGAATTGCCATGGTTTCAAGTGAAGAAAATTCACTATATCCGTAGGGGATATAATGTGAACTCTTATAATGTTACATTGGGATGTAATTCTTCTGAAGCAAGTTGCTACAACATTATTCTTGGCACAAAATCTATCAAGATTGTGAACCAACATGGCAGACTTGTCGCAGAG GTAAAACAAAAACAAGCAAGTTCAGGAGTACTATTTGGAGATGATGTATTAACATTGGTGGTGGAACCTCATGTTGATCAATCATTAGTTATGGCTCTTGTAACTGTTTGTAGTCTAATTCATCACAggatttga